The window CCACGGTCTGGCGGGCCCGGCGCTCGGCGTCCGTACGCAGCTTCTCGGCCTCCAGGCGCAGCTGCTCGGCGCGGTGCTCGATCTCCGCGAGACGCTTCTCGGCCTTGGCCTGGCGGGAGGCGAGGTCGCGCTCGGACTGCTCACGGCGCTTGGCGAGGTTGGTCTCGAAGTCCGCGGCGGCCTGGGCGGCCTTGGCGCGGGTCTCCTCGAACAGGGCGTCGGCCTCCTCGCGCTTGGAGGCCGCGTCCTTCTGGGCCTCGGCGCGCAGGGTGGAGGCGTCGCCCTTGGCCTTCTCGACAATACGGACGCCCTCGTCCTCCGCCTTCGACTTGCGGTCGGCGGCGAACGACTCGGCGTCGTTGCGCACCTGCTGGGCGGCCGACTCGGCGAGCTCACGGTGCTGCTCGGCCGCGCGACGGGCCTCCTCGCGCAGGTCCTTCGCCTCCTCCTCGGCCAGCCGCAGGATCTTCTCGACCCGGGCGCCGAGACCGGCGTACGACGGCTCGGCGTCGTTCACCTGGGCCTGGGCGTTCTGCGTCTCGAGGTGCAACTCCTCGATCCGCTTTTCCAGAGAGTTGATTCGTCCAAGGGCGCTGTCGCGGTCGGAGACCAGCTTGGTAATGCGGTCGTCCACCTGACCGCGGTCGTAACCACGCCGCACGAGCTCGAAGCCGAAGGGGGAGGAAGTGTCGCTCATGGGGTTCCTGTCGAATGAGACCGATGAGGTGCTACGTGAGGTGTTAGGGGAATCCTAGGCGCCCAGACGGCGTGTCATCGAGTCAATCCGCGTTTGATCTGGACAATGACACCCCTTTTGAGTGGCAAGGCGAGAGAACGCTTGTCACTCGTTCGCCTGAACCTTCATCAGGTGCACACATCGCTGAGCATTTGGCTACCCCTCCGACGCCCTGCCACCCGAACGAGTGGAACCCGCTGTCGCCCCGGCCTTCACGCCCCCCGCGCCCTGACCGCCGACCGCCGGCTTTCCGCCGCCCGAAGGCGCCTCGAATGATTCCAACGCCTCAAGAACGTCCTGGACACGGGAGATCTCCGCCTGAATGTCCTCGCGACGGCGCACCAGGACCTCCAGCTCGCGGCGGCCCTCGTCGACGAGCTGCTCCGCCTCCGCCTTGGCCTCGGCGAGCGTGCTCTCGGCCTCCCGGG is drawn from Streptomyces sp. NBC_01232 and contains these coding sequences:
- a CDS encoding cellulose-binding protein, with product MSDTSSPFGFELVRRGYDRGQVDDRITKLVSDRDSALGRINSLEKRIEELHLETQNAQAQVNDAEPSYAGLGARVEKILRLAEEEAKDLREEARRAAEQHRELAESAAQQVRNDAESFAADRKSKAEDEGVRIVEKAKGDASTLRAEAQKDAASKREEADALFEETRAKAAQAAADFETNLAKRREQSERDLASRQAKAEKRLAEIEHRAEQLRLEAEKLRTDAERRARQTVETAQRQAEDIVADANAKADRIRSESERELAALTNRRDSINAQLTNVREMLATLTGAAVAAATPIVDDEPVTRGVPAQQSR